A part of Ziziphus jujuba cultivar Dongzao chromosome 8, ASM3175591v1 genomic DNA contains:
- the LOC107433501 gene encoding replication factor C subunit 3: MLWVDKYRPRTLDQIMVHQDVAQNLKKLVTEQDCPHLLFYGPSGSGKKTLIMAIICQMFGPSAEKVKVENRTWKVEAGSRNIDLELTTLSSTNHVELNPSDAGFQDRYIVQEIIKEMAKNRPIDTKGKKGFKVLVLNEVDKLSREAQHSLRRTMEKYSTYCRLILCCNSSSKVTEAIRSRCLNVRIKAPTEEQIVKVLEFIGKKEGLQIPSGFAARIAEKSNRSLRRAILSFETCRVQQYPFTSNQSIPPMDWEEYISEIASDIMKEQSPKRLYQVRLKLYELLVNCIPPEIILKRLLYELLKKLDIELKHEVCHWAAYYEHRMRLGQKAIFHLEAFVAKFMSIYKAFLIATFG, encoded by the exons atgttgTGGGTAGACAAGTACCGTCCCAGAACCCTAGACCAGATCATGGTCCATCAAGACGTTGCCCAAAACCTCAAGAAGCTC GTGACTGAGCAGGACTGTCCGCATTTGCTCTTCTATGGCCCGTCTGGTTCTGGCAAGAAAACCCTAATCATGGCCATCATTTGCCAGATGTTCGGACCCAGTGCTGAGAAG GTGAAGGTGGAAAATAGGACCTGGAAAGTTGAA GCTGGAAGTAGAAACATTGATTTAGAGCTAACAACATTGTCAAGCACCAACCATGTGGAACTGAATCCCAGTGATGCAGGATTTCAGGACAGATATATTGTTCAAGAGATAATTAAAGAAATGGCCAAGAATAGACCAATTGACACAAAAGGGAAAAAGGGATTTAAAG TTTTGGTTCTCAATGAGGTTGACAAACTATCGAGAGAAGCACAGCATTCTCTTCGGAGAACAATGGAGAAGTATAGCACTTATTGCCGGCTAATATTATGCTGTAACAGCTCTTCAAAGGTTACTGAAGCCATCAGGTCCAGGTGTCTAAATGTCAGAATCAAAGCACCAACAGAAGAACAG ATTGTTAAGGTACTGGAGTTCATTGGGAAGAAAGAAGGACTGCAAATTCCATCTGGATTTGCTGCTCGTATAGCTGAAAAATCAAATCGGAGTTTAAGAAGAGCTATATTATCATTTGAGACTTGCCGTGTACAACA ATATCCTTTCACAAGCAACCAATCAATACCACCAATGGATTGGGAGGAATACATCTCTGAAATTGCATCTGACATAATGAAGGAGCAGAGCCCAAAAAG GCTTTATCAGGTTCGACTTAAGTTGTATGAGTTACTTGTAAATTGTATTCCTCCAGAAATCATCTTGAAG AGGCTGCTTTACGAATTATTGAAGAAATTGGACATAGAATTGAAGCATGAGGTCTGCCACTGGGCAGCATATTAT GAACACAGGATGCGTCTTGGACAAAAAGCAATATTTCACCTAGAAG CATTCGTGGCCAAGTTCATGAGCATTTATAAGGCTTTCCTCATTGCAACATTCGGCTGA